Genomic DNA from Bacteroidales bacterium:
ATCCATAATGCGATAAAATATTCCTCTAAAAAGGAAAATCCGTGCATTGAAATTGGCAGTTTGTCGTCTGAATCTTATAACGTCTATTATATAAAAGACAATGGTGTTGGTTTTGACAGCAAATATATTGACCGGCTATTTGCTGTTTTTCAACGGCTGCATTCAGAAAAAGACTTTGAAGGTACGGGAGTCGGACTCGCCATCGTCAGAAGAGCAGTTAACCGGATGGGAGGGAAAGTCTGGGCTGAAAGTAAGTTAGATGAAGGAGCATCATTTTATTTTTCCATTCCAACATAACCATTTATGAATAATCCATTGCAAATATTAATCCTGGAAGATCTTATATCCGATGCTGATCTTCTTAAATATGAAATAAGCAAAAATAATATTCAGTATACCCATCTGGTTGTTGAAACGGAGAATGACTATAAGGATGCCGTTTTAAAGTTTAAACCCGATATCATTCTTTCGGATTACTCATTACCAACTTATAATGGTATGCTGGCGCTTGAATACCGGAACGATGTGGCTCCTGAAATACCTTTTATTCTGGTTACCGGTTCGCTGAATGAGGAAATTGCAGTTGACATTATGAAACATGGTGCAGATGACTATGTTTTAAAGGAACATCTTACCCGGATTGGTACCGCTATTGCAGGAGCCTGCGAAAAACATGCGCTGATCCGGAAGAAAAATGAAGCTGAAGAGCTGCTGCGCATCGTATTCATGGCTATTGACCAGAATCCGGCATCCATTGTTATAACCGACACGAAAGGATTAATAGAATATGTAAATCCAAAATTTACTGCACTTACAGGGTATTCCTTCGATGAACTGGTTGGAAAAAAACCGGGGATTCTGCGTTCAGGTTATACTTCTGAATCGGAATATAAAAACTTATGGAATACGATTTCATCTGGCAAAACATGGAAAGGAGAATTCCAGAATCTTAAAAAAAACGGCGATTTCTATTTTGAATCGGCGCTGATTTCTCCCATAATTGATGAATCCGGCACGGTGACACACTATGTTGCTGTCAAGGAAGATATTTCTCAGAATAAACTGGCCGAAAAGAAAATCAAGTTATTGAATGAAGCCATTGAGCAGAGTCCTGTATCAATAGTGATCACTGATTCGGAAGGTAAAATAGAATTCGTCAACCGGCAATTCACAGTACAAACCCAGTATACACTTGAAGAGGTGTCAGGAAAAAGTCCCAGGATTTTTAACCGTGGTCATATACCGGATGATGAATATGATCAAATGTGGAATATGCTTAAAGCTGGTGAAAGGTGGCAATTAGAATATAATAACCGGAAAAAGGACGGCACCTTTTACTGGGAGAGTCTTAATATTTCTCCGTTGTTGGATCATCAGGGAAAAATTGCCAATTATATTCTTGTAACTGAAGATATTTCAGCGAAAATATTCATGCTTCAGAACCTGATGGAGTCAAAGGAAATTGCTGAACTAAATGAAAAAAGATATCGCTCCCTGTTTGAAAATCTGATAGAGGGTTTTTCTCTCTGCAAAATGATATTTGAAGATGACATTCCGGTGGATTTCGTGTACCTGGAGGTAAATCATTCTTTTGAAAATCTGACAGGTCTTAAAAATGTAATCGGTAAAAGGGTTTCCGAAGTAATCCCGCGAATAAGAGAATCTGATTCCCGGCTTTTTGAGATCTATGGACGAGTTGTAAAAACCGGTAAACATGAACGGTTTGAAATGTATGTTGAAAGTTTGAAGGAATGGTTTTCGGTTTCCGTTTATAGTCCGGAGAAGGATTATTTTGTTACTGTTTTTGATGTCATTACCCAAAGAAAGAATACTGAAGAAATTCTGATCCATGCAAAAGAAAAGGCTGAAGAAAGTGATCGTTTGAAAACAGCCTTTCTGCATAATATATCCCATGAGATCAGGACTCCTCTGAATGCCATAATAGGCTTTTCCTCCCTGCTGGCGAATTCAGATTTTCAGCAGGAAAAGAAAGACGAATTCATGAATATTATTGATGCCAGTAATAACCAATTGCTTGCCATCATATCGGGAATTCTTTCTCTTTCCACGCTGGAGGCGGGCCAGGAAAAGTATATAGAGCAGGAAACGAACCTAAATGAAATTGTAGCCACTGTCTTCAACCAGTTTAATGTTGGTCATAATAATCCGGCCGTGAAATTAAGCTATAAGACAGCACTACTCAGCAGGGAGTCAGTCGTTCTGACTGATCCGGTTAAGCTCATGCAGATTATGGTCAACCTGGTTGGTAACGCGTTGAAATTTACAGCGCAGGGAGAAGTACAATTTGGCTATGAGGTAAATATGGATATTATTGAATTTTTTGTAAAAGATACCGGGATCGGAATACCCGAGGAAGATCATGTAAGGATATTTGAAAGATTCAGGCAACTCGACAATTCGGCTACCCGAAAATTCGGCGGGATCGGATTAGGCTTAGCGTTATCGAAAGGATATATCGAATTGCTTGGAGGCAGTGTAACCCTTGAATCCAAACCGGGGAATGGATCACTTTTCAGATTTACGATACCGTTTAAGCCTGTAAAAGACTTTCAGGTGATTGATGGCGTTAATGAGAATTCCGATTCCGAATTAGCGGCTTTTCAAAGCAAATCTATACTGGTTGTTGAAGACGACTTTAACAGCTACCTGTTAATAGAAAACTTTCTGGAATCCCTGACCCATAATATAATTCATGCGGAAAACGGGCAGGTTGCCGTCAGATTGCTTGAAAAGCGTGAATTGCCTGTCCTGGTGTTGCTGGATATCATGATGCCTGTAATGAACGGCATGGATACCATAGGAATTATAAAGAAACATTATCCGGAACTTCCGGTTATAGCGGTTACTGCATATGCCAACGAAGAGGATTTGCAGGAAATTAAAGATGCAGGTTTTGATGATTATGTTTCAAAACCCATTCGCCGGCAGGTTCTTATGAATAAGATCAGGAAGTATTTGGAATAAACAGGGGGATTCAAAAGCAAAATCCAGATAAGTGCAAATGCCTGAGATTTTTATGGTTTCCCTGGCACAATAGCCCTCATCGGGAAGTATTGATACCGGTTAATTCTGGAAGCAGGATCGTTTGTGATAAATTCTTTAACTTCCTCTTCGCTTTCAACCGAAATAATGCCCAGTCCGTAAACCGCTTCCGGATCCATTACCGGACCAAAGGCAAGGACCTTGCCCTGGTTCATGATTTCAGTCCAGTATTCAACATGTTTCATCATAACAGCTCTCTCTTCATCGGTCATTGTTTCTGCAAAATCAGGCCTTGATGGCAGCAGGTACAGAACAAAATATTTTTTCTCCATGAGTTAATGATTTAATTATCTAAAACCTGTAACACACCCCAAACTTATTGTACCAGCAAACAGGAGGCCTATTGCTTTCATTTCTGAAAATGATTTGGAGTTCATCTAACTTCATTGCGTTTAATGAAGATAGAAAAAAAGTTTAACACAGAACGGATTTTTCCGGTAATTTGGATGATCCTGAAATGGTTAAATTTGAGCTTAAGAGAATACATTTTACTTCGGATCTAGGCATGACCAAAACATTACAGATTATTAAGGGAATTATGAATTTCAAAACCCTTATACTAATAATGCTATATACGTGTATCCAGGGGTGCTCAAAATCAACTGTCGATCCTATATGTTATCTTAATAAACCGAGGGATACTTACAAATATCCAATATTACCAAGATCACCAGAATGGGCATTATTAAATACCAGTGAAGAAATGGATTCGGTACTGCAGATCCCTAATCAGATATTAAAAAGTATATCTACTGAAGGGCTGGTTGAAACGTCATTACATTATCCAAGATTTTCGGATCTATATTTTAGTGATGATTATCAGAGAGCTTTTAATATTATAGAGAGTCATTTTAATGGATTTCAAGAACTTCTCAAGAGAAGTGATGCTGCGTCCGTACTTACTGAACGATATGAATTGATGGATCCTTCCTGCATCCACAATAATTATCCTTCGATTAATGGTGATGGCAGTAGTACTTCTTTTTCATTTGCTTTTATTGAAATTTTAATCGCTCAATATGAAATCCTTTCCCTACTTGAAAATGAGAATTTGCAGACTTTACTTAAAGAATGCTTATTAAAATATGAAGTGAAGAAAGATAACAATTCTTCACTTTTTACTTTAAAACATTCTTTACTAATTGCTGCAAGAATAATGTATTTCGATAATTATGATCAATTTATTCAGGAATATAATAACAATGAAAGTATTAAATTTTTTACAGATAGGGTAATGCTCCTAGATTCTACAACCCTTGATGTTATATATGACTTAGCGAAAAGATTTCCAAATTAGTTTAGGCTTAATGAATCAATTCATGTTTTCGATTCCGGAACACTGTTCTAAGAAACCACTACCCACAGGCCGGCACGCGATGGCCGCTTGTGATCACAAAAAAAGCTAAGCCATTTATATAAAAGGATGATTAGGAGTGATTACTCGCACCCACAGGCCAGCACGCCATGCCCGCTCGTGATCACAAAAATAAAATAAGCTGCCTGTCAGGGCAGCTTATTTTATTTTTGTGATTCCGGCGCGATTCGAACGCGCGACCCACAGCTTAGAAGGCTGTTGCTCTATCCAACTGAGCTACGGAACCATTTGTTAAATTTCGGGCAGGCAAAAATAATAAAAATTGGATTGAGTGATATGTGATTGTGAAAAAAGATGATACTGGATACTGGATGCTGGATGCTGGATGCCTTCGGTCCCATAGGTCGCATAGGTCGCATAGGTCCCAGGAATGAAGAATGAAGAATGAAGAATGAAAAAATGAAGAATGAAAAATGAACTACTTTTATTTAATTAACACCCTCAACCATGAAACACGAATGGAAAACGGCTGAAAAACAGTATTATTCACCGAAAAACAAACCCGAACTGGTTACCCTGCCGGCATTTAAGTTTTTCACTGTTACCGGAAAAGGAAATCCTAACGATGAATTCTTCGGCGAATACATTTCGGTTCTCTATGCCCTCTCCTACGCCATCAAAATGAGCCCTAAAAAAGGAATTGCTCCTGCAGGCTATTTCGATTATACCGTGTATCCACTTGAAGGGGTGTGGGACCTTACCGAAGAAGGCAAGAAATCATACAACGGTACAATTGATAAGAATGAGCTCGTTTTCACACTCATGATCCGCCAACCCGATTTTGTGGATGATACCTATGCAGCCCTGACTCTCGAAAGAACCAAAAAAACAAAGCCTCATAAATTACTGGATGCTGTTAAATTCGAAATTATCACCGAAGGTCCGTGCATCCAGATGCTCCACCTGGGCAGTTACGACAGCGAACCGGCTTCCTTTGCCCTTATGGAACAATTTGCTGAAAAGGAAAAACTCAAAAGACTTTGTAAAACTCACAGGGAAATATACCTCAGCGACGCAAGAAAGGTGGCAACGGAGAAGCTGAGAACAATACTGCGGTTTAAATTATACTAAACGACTCTGACAGGTCCACCGGACTCTGTCAGGTCAGTTCAAAAAAAAATTCCGGATGAGACACATCCGGAATTTGAGTGAATTTAGGTGAAATTTTTACAAGCTTACAGTTCCAAGAAAACGACGCTGACAGGTGCGACACTGTCAGGTCTGCAAGTTTACCTTCTTCTTATATACATATTCAATACCGAAGAATCAGTTCCTACATTACTTGTGTCATTGCCCGTACCTGTAGTATCATTCCCTACTCCGGTTGTGTCATTTCCTACACCCGTTGTGTCATTACCAACACCTGTGGTGTCATTACCAACACCTGTTGTGTCATTTCCAACACCTGTGGTATCATTACCCATACCGGTAGTATCAATACCAAGTGCCATTGCAATGCTGTCAGCTTTGGCAAGATGTTCGTTAATATCCGGAAGATACATGTTCACATAGCTTTTCAGACTGGCATCCTGTGTGCTGTCCTTAATAGCCTGAAACATGTTTTTGACTTTGGTGTGAGCCATAATCTGACTTTTAATGTAACTCTTGTCGAAATCACCACCATTCAGCGCTGTCAGGCTATCCCGTAAAGCACCGTTAACCGTGTCAAGATTAACCGGGAGATCAATATTTCTGCCGTTAGCCAAAGAATCCAAATCACTTTGTGATTTCTGATGATCTCTTACCATCATTGCTCCGAACGCTTTAACGAGTGTATCACCTCCCTTAAGAGTAGCAAGCTGGCCAAGGGTTATCTCAGCCAGATTTGATGCACCAATCTGTTTGATCACGCTTTCATTTTTTCCATTCGAATTCCCGTTGCCGTTGTTGTTGTTATTGTTATCATTATCATCATCCTTATTACAGGAAATCGCCACTACCAGTGCGGGTATTAACAGATACGTCAGCCAATTTTTCTTTCTCATTTCCATAACGCTTTATTATTTAGTTTGGTGTCTATTGTTCAAAAACCGTACATAACAAAGCTTTTAAATCATTTTATTGTTAACCAATGATTTATAAAAATTAACGATTCCCCCGAATGGGGAAGAATGGCAACAGGTGTAGAAGGATGCAACAGATGAAGAAGTTTGAAAGTTTGAAAAAGAAGTTTGAGGAAGAAGTTTGAAGAAGAAGTTTGAGGAAGAAGTTTGAAATGATTTCAAACAAGATTTAACTACGTCAAACGCGAAACGTCAAACAGCGAAGCCTTCAAACAGCGAAGCGTCAAACAGCGAAGCTTTCAAACGTGAAAATTCAAACGGCGAAGCCTTCAAACCTCAAACCTCATATCTCAAACTTTCTTTTTAATTTCTGTTTTAAGCTTCTGAACTTCTTCTTCGAGAATCTTCAGATCGGTTACATCAACCTGGATGCCAAGAAGTCCCGTTTCACCGGTCGTGGCCAGCACAAAGGGACATTTCATAGTGTTCAGGTACCTAATCTTTCCCTGCTGGTTTTCCTTATGTATATAAGTGGTCTCGCCTTTCTTTATGATCTCAAGCTCCTGCTTGCGCCAGCTGTCTACATCCTCATCCGGGTGATTATCATAGTCGCTTGTACCGATAATCTGCTCTGCCCGCTTGTTATACACAGAAGCCACTGCATCATTCACAACAATAAACTTACCGTTTTCATCTTTCAGAAAGACTTTCGCGGGTACTTTATTCAAAACATCAATCAGCAGCTTGCGATTCTTTTCTATGGCTTTCGTCATTTCAAGCGCATCCATTTCCATGTTCTTTATCTTAGAAATGTTCTTGCTGATGCCAAATGTACCGATGACGTTTCCTTCGGTGTCCCTTAATGGCATTTTGGTTGTGTTAACCCAGTTGAAACGACCGTCGGCCAGAACTTCCTTTTCTTCCAGATCAATGATAGCCTTTCCGGTCCTTATGATTTTCTGTTCATCTTCGAAAGCAGGCCTTGCATGTTCGTCGGAGAAGAAATCAAAATCTGATTTTCCTAAGAGTTCTTCCTTTTTATTCAATCCAAACAGGGTCAGCATCGAATTACTGAAACGAATGAATTTGCTGTCCTTATCTTTGAAATAAATACATTCAGGAACATTATCCATCAGGGCATCCATTAATGCCTTTTCTTTATTCAGATCTTCCTGAATTTTCTCATTCATCTCAAGCTGGTACCTCAGGTCTTCCTGTGTGGCCTGCATTTCCTCCAGGTTCTGCCTCAGTTCCTCTTCCTGAGCCTTCAGTTCTTCAGCGTTTTCAATAGCATCCTGCTGCAGTCGTTTGATTTTCGTGATATCCTTGCTGATCCCGAAAGTTCCAATAATTTCACCATTTGCATTGCGTAACGGCATTTTTGTTGTGTTAACCCATGTATAGCTTCCGTCGGGCATGAGGTTTTTCTCTTCCAGGTCGATAATTGCTTTACCGGTTCTTATGATGGTTTGTTCACCGTCATAAGCGGGCTGTGCATGTTCTTTTGAGAAAAAGTCGAAGTCCGATTTGCCCATCAGGTCTTCCGGTTTATCCACCTTGAACAGTTTCATCATCGATTTGCTGAAACGGAGGAAACGGCTCTCTTTATCCTTGAAATAAATGTGCTCGGGAACACTTGTCAATAAGGCATCGAGGAGGGCCTTTTCTTTCATCAGCTCTACGCTTGCCTCTTCAATTTCCTTTTGCTTGGCTTTTATTTCGTCAGCCATTTTCGTGGCTTCAAATTCTTTATGCTTGATATCCGAAATGTCGAATTGCACTCCGAACAAGCCTGTAACACCCAGGTGTTCAATATAGAACGGCTTTTTAACTGTCCTCACTATAAGCCCATCATAACGCGACGGATCCCCTTCTTCATAGCTCTGGCTCTTGCCCGACCTGATGATGTCCATTTCCTGCCTGTGGTATTCCTCAGCCTCTTCACGGGGGTAAAAATCAAAGTCGGATTTCCCGAGGATTTCATCCACAGTACGGCCGTAATTATCAGCAACAGGCTTATTGGCAATGACAAACCGGCCTTCATCATCCTTCAGGAAAATCTTTTCGGGAATTTCATTAATAAGAGAAATCAGCAGTTTCCGGTAATCTTCCATTTCCTTCATGATCTTCTGATTCCGCTCATTCTCTTCTTCCTTGAGCCTTTCCATCTGCTCATGGGTAGCCTGTAATTCTTCGATATTCTGCCTTAACTCTTCATCCTGCGCTTTCATCTCCTCGGTCTGCTGCTGGAACCTTTCGAGGTACTGGGTGGTTTGGAGATGCAGCTTAACCGTTATCAGTGCCGCAGCAATACTTTCCGCTATTTTCTCAAGGAATTCAACTTCATGCGGTTTGAAATCTTCAAATGAAGCCACTTCCAGAACGCCCAGCACTTCCTCATCTTTTTTCAACGGAACGATCAGCAGGCATTTAGCTTTCGATCCGCCCAAACCTGACGTAATGTTCATATAATCGGCAGGAAGCTTATTTGTAAGTATTGTTTTCTTTTCAAGGAGACAGTTTCCGATAAGTCCGTCACCTGCTTCTACAATTTTATTCAGGTATTTAACCCTGTCATATGCATAGGCCGCAACCAGCTTGAGGTGCTGTCTTCCTTCGTCGTATTCCTCGGTAAGGAACAAGCCGCCCTGGTTGGCTGAAAGATATTGCACTATATTGCGGATGATATTCAGCGAAAGTTTTTCCAGGTCACCCGTATCCATACGCAAAATATCATTGAACATGGCAATTCCCTGGGTTGTCCAGTTTCGGATTTCATCCTCAATGGCACGCTTTTCTTCATCAAGCCTCCTCATGATCAGGCTTTCCCTTACCTTATTGAGAGTATGCCCATACTCATCCTTTTCGCCCGAAACAGGAAACGGTTCATCAATATTGCCTTTGCTCAGCTCATTAATATAGGATGCTGTATTTTTAAGCCTTTCATTCAAAATATCCACTGAGTTGCTGATAAAACCAATCTCATCTTCTGAATCCAAATTCAGCGTATCAATGCTTTCTCCTCTTGTCAATGAGGCTACAGTGTTTTTAATCTTTGCAAGCCTTCCTGTAATTGACTTATTTATCATTCCTGACAAATAAGCCAAAATCAGAGCTATGCCAAGGGTTATGAAAACAAGAATTACCATGAACCGATGAAGAGAGGCCAGTGCATCCGACTGGTCAACCTGGGTGAGAAGCATCCAGTTCAGATCGCCTATATGAAGCGGAATATAGCTGCACAACACTTCTTCCCCGGTTTCGGTCCTGTAATTTATAAGACCCTGCTCACCCCTGATCAGCTTTGAAAAAGTTTCGGGATCAACACCCTGTACCATTGATGTGCTGCCATACCGTTTCACATCCGCTGCCATTTGAGAGACGGAGGAATGCTTTTTAAGCCTTGCAGTGTATTTTTCTTTGTTGGTTGCATATTGAGGGTCATTGTTCCTGTAAAGAAAATCTGTACCGATTATAATGGATTTCAGGCTTGCTGTGGTGCCTGTTGTTTCATGATCATAGGCCACGAGCCTGTCGAGCGTATTGTCATCAACAGCAAATACAATGGCTCCTAGCAACTGGCTTCCGCTGAACACCGGTGTTGAAATGAAACTTTCTGATTTGTACAAAGAGGGTGCATAAACTGATGCATCCGTATAGGCAATTTCACCGGACTGCTGAAGGGCAACGGCATTTTTGAATGCCATACCCAGTCCGCTGTTTTTATAAGGACCTTCAAACAGGTTAGTCGCAAAATCAAGGTTTTTCTTTAGTGAGTAGATGACATACCCGGTTTTATAATCGACAAACAGGATATCCGAAACCCCTGCCTGGCGGGCAAAACTGATCATTTCAGGATGAACGGTAGCATGAACCGAACTGTAGGTGCTTCCATCCTCGGCTTTATTCATAGCGCCTTTCAAACCAAAAGGTTTGGGATTGGCCGCAATATATAAATACTGAAATATTCGCTGTTTTGTATCATTGGGAAGAAGCGCTTTCACATTGGTTGCATTCTCTATATCAAGCGCACCGGCAATTTCAGTCTTATAATACCCTTCAACAAGGGTATTGAGCCGGTCAAGACCGGTAACTGAAGAAGAAAGGTAGTTATCGTTTTCAATATTCAGGAAGGATTCATTAAACTGGGTGAAAGCGTCAACATTGCGGGCATCGGAGGCAAACACTCTCAATTGCCGGGTAAGGCCTTCGAAATAATCATCAATATATTGTGATTTCGTTTGTGACAGTAACGAAAGCTTGTCAGCCGCTTCGCGAAGTACAATTCTTCGCTGCAGCAGGTTTACCAAAAGAAGGAGCAGTCCAATGGCTACTATCGCTCTGATCAGAAAGTTAAACCTTGCTTTCCATTTGATGCTCCAGCTTCGCGGATTAAAAACAACCATCAAAAGCTTTTTTGGTGCAATCATGGCATTGTCTTCTGCTGACCTGTTCATAGCATTATGCTTTTATTTGCGAAAATTCAATCAAAGGATTTACGAGATTAGCTGTTCAGGTGTTACCAAAATACAAAAAAATAGAGGTCGGTTCTCAGAAAATAAAGAAATTACATTACATTTGCGATCTGTCAGAAAAAAATTTTTTCACTAATGAGTAAAAAGATTGAACAGCAGAATCCCGGTGGATTTCAAAGCGTTGAAAACGCACTAAGTCGTACAGAACAATATATCGAGGAAAATCAAAAGAGCCTCACCATCATCATTCTTGCCATATTGGTAGTAGTCGGCGGATACCTGGGTTACAAGAAGTTTTATCTTGAGCCTTCCAATAAGGAAGCATTGGCCTCCATGTACATTGCCGAGAACTATTTTGAAAAGGATTCTTTTAAACTTGCCCTTGACGGTGATGGCCAGAATGAAGGCTTTCTGAATATAATTGATGATTACGGCATGACAAAAGCAGCCAACCTGGCCCATTATTATGCCGGTATCTGTTACATGCGCACCGGTCAGTTCGAAGACGCAATCGAACAACTTGAAAAATTCGATGCCGAGGATGTTATGGTAGCCACTGTTGCCCTGGGTGCCATTGGCGACTGCAACATGGAACTTGGCAACAAGAAGGAAGCTGCTGATTTTTACATGAAAGCCGGCGCCAGGAAAAAGAATTCTTTTACTTCACCGATATACCTTAAAAAAGCAGGACTTGTCCTGGAGGACCTTGGCCAGTACGATAAGGCTATGAAAGCTTTTAACCTGATCAAGAAAAACTATCCGGCCAGTGATGAGGGACGTGTAATTGACAAGTATATCACTGAACTTCAAATTAAAATGAAGTAATCTGAGGGCGAACATGGCTACCGCTCTTAAAAACCTGTCCTCTTACGATCCCGGAAACATTCCGGATGCCGGAAACATGAAATTCGGCATTGTGGTAGCTGAATGGAACAATGAAATTACCTTTTCCATGCGTGATGCGGCTATTAATTCGCTTATCAGGCATGGCGCTTCAGAAGAAAATATTGTTATAAAACATGTGCCGGGTAGTTTTGAGCTTACCCTGGCGGCACAATGGCTTGCGGATACCGAAGAGTTTGATGCCATCATTTGCCTGGGCTGCGTTATTCAGGGTGAAACCCGTCATTTCGATTTCATTTGTGACGGTGTCACCCAGGGCATTACCCGGCTGAACATGGTTTATAATATTCCGGTTATTTTTGGCGTCCTTACAACCCACACATTGGAACAGGCAAAAGACCGCTCAGGCGGAAAACATGGCAATAAAGGCGACGAAGCTGCCATTACCGCCATTAAAATGGTTGCCCTTAAAAAGGATTTCGAATAGAGAATCCGGATCAATATGAATGAAGAAAAAGAGTTTGAAGACATCCGGCCTTACTATGATCCTGAAATCAACCAGGCGCTGAACCGCATTGTGACCGTTCCTGAATTCGGAAAAATCCTCGATTTTCTTTTCCCCGATAAAAACAAAGACGAAATTATAGCCACCCTGAAAGGGATTCAGACTGCACTTGATTTTCAAAAACAGTTTATGCATCCTCTTGTCTGTTCCATTGTGAACAAGACTTCAGGGGGACTTACCACCAGCGGATTTGAAAACCTCGTTCCGGGTACTCCCTATCTTTTTGTGGGCAATCACAGGGACATCGTCCTGGATTCAGCCATTCTGCAGGTTATCCTGCTGGATTTCGGGCATGAAACTTCAGAGATCACATTCGGAAGCAACCTGATGACAAACCAGTTTATAATTGACCTGGGAAAAGTAAACAGGATGTTCAAGGTAAACCGGGGCGGAAACCGGATGGAGTTTTTCAGGAATTCGATAATTCTGTCAGAGTATATCCGATTTACCATTACATCCAAGAAAGTTTCTGCCTGGATCGCACAACGGAACGGCCGGACAAAGGACGGAGCTGACAAAACCGAGACAGGCCTTCTGAAAATGTTCAATATAACCGGATCGTGCAATTTCTATGATGATTTCAGGGAGCTGAACATTGTTCCTCTTTCCATATCCTATGAATATGAACCGTGTGCCGCCTTTAAAGTAAAGGAAATGAGTTCCGTTACCAGCGGTATACCTTATCAGAAACAACCCAATGAGGACCTGATGAGCATTATTGCGGGAATTACCCAGCCGAAAGGCAGAATTCACCTTGCCGCATGCCGGCCTGTTAATACTTTCATTGATGAAATAGAGGAATCAGCCGGTATGAATGAAAAGATCAATCAGCTGGCTTCGCTTATTGATACTGAAATATACAGGAATTACAAACTCTGGCCGTCTAACCTGGTCGCCTTTGACATGTTGAATGGAACAAATTCACTGTCAGACCGTTATAGTCCCGAAGACAAAAAGCAGTTTGAAAATTATATCCATAAAGAATTATCGGTTTTCACAGGTAACAAATCCCTTCAAAAAGAGCTTTTGCTTAAAATCTATGCCAATCCTGTGATCAACGCAGGTTTTTAAACGGTATAAGCACAGCGGCTGTATCGTATTCAACTGATGCCGGCATATTGAAGGCAGAATAAATGTTCTGCGAAAACCGCGCTCCTTTAAAGTTCCCGAAGATAAATCCATCCTGATTTCCATTGATCAGGAAAACGTTTTTACTGAATATAAATCCTTCATAATCGCCGGGTTCAAAAGATACGGCATGTTCAAAACAGGTAACCACCGTGTTATTATATGCCTCAAAGTCGCGCATGGGTTGTGCAACAGGATCACA
This window encodes:
- a CDS encoding DUF4142 domain-containing protein is translated as MRKKNWLTYLLIPALVVAISCNKDDDNDNNNNNNGNGNSNGKNESVIKQIGASNLAEITLGQLATLKGGDTLVKAFGAMMVRDHQKSQSDLDSLANGRNIDLPVNLDTVNGALRDSLTALNGGDFDKSYIKSQIMAHTKVKNMFQAIKDSTQDASLKSYVNMYLPDINEHLAKADSIAMALGIDTTGMGNDTTGVGNDTTGVGNDTTGVGNDTTGVGNDTTGVGNDTTGTGNDTSNVGTDSSVLNMYIRRR
- a CDS encoding PAS domain S-box protein, translating into MNNPLQILILEDLISDADLLKYEISKNNIQYTHLVVETENDYKDAVLKFKPDIILSDYSLPTYNGMLALEYRNDVAPEIPFILVTGSLNEEIAVDIMKHGADDYVLKEHLTRIGTAIAGACEKHALIRKKNEAEELLRIVFMAIDQNPASIVITDTKGLIEYVNPKFTALTGYSFDELVGKKPGILRSGYTSESEYKNLWNTISSGKTWKGEFQNLKKNGDFYFESALISPIIDESGTVTHYVAVKEDISQNKLAEKKIKLLNEAIEQSPVSIVITDSEGKIEFVNRQFTVQTQYTLEEVSGKSPRIFNRGHIPDDEYDQMWNMLKAGERWQLEYNNRKKDGTFYWESLNISPLLDHQGKIANYILVTEDISAKIFMLQNLMESKEIAELNEKRYRSLFENLIEGFSLCKMIFEDDIPVDFVYLEVNHSFENLTGLKNVIGKRVSEVIPRIRESDSRLFEIYGRVVKTGKHERFEMYVESLKEWFSVSVYSPEKDYFVTVFDVITQRKNTEEILIHAKEKAEESDRLKTAFLHNISHEIRTPLNAIIGFSSLLANSDFQQEKKDEFMNIIDASNNQLLAIISGILSLSTLEAGQEKYIEQETNLNEIVATVFNQFNVGHNNPAVKLSYKTALLSRESVVLTDPVKLMQIMVNLVGNALKFTAQGEVQFGYEVNMDIIEFFVKDTGIGIPEEDHVRIFERFRQLDNSATRKFGGIGLGLALSKGYIELLGGSVTLESKPGNGSLFRFTIPFKPVKDFQVIDGVNENSDSELAAFQSKSILVVEDDFNSYLLIENFLESLTHNIIHAENGQVAVRLLEKRELPVLVLLDIMMPVMNGMDTIGIIKKHYPELPVIAVTAYANEEDLQEIKDAGFDDYVSKPIRRQVLMNKIRKYLE
- a CDS encoding GyrI-like domain-containing protein gives rise to the protein MKHEWKTAEKQYYSPKNKPELVTLPAFKFFTVTGKGNPNDEFFGEYISVLYALSYAIKMSPKKGIAPAGYFDYTVYPLEGVWDLTEEGKKSYNGTIDKNELVFTLMIRQPDFVDDTYAALTLERTKKTKPHKLLDAVKFEIITEGPCIQMLHLGSYDSEPASFALMEQFAEKEKLKRLCKTHREIYLSDARKVATEKLRTILRFKLY
- a CDS encoding YciI family protein, yielding MEKKYFVLYLLPSRPDFAETMTDEERAVMMKHVEYWTEIMNQGKVLAFGPVMDPEAVYGLGIISVESEEEVKEFITNDPASRINRYQYFPMRAIVPGKP